The Thalassotalea piscium sequence AAGTAGCGCTAAACTAGCTGCAATAATCTTTTGCACTCAGAAAAACAGACATCTAGATGAAGAGTAATTAAATCAGGTTAAAGATTTATTGCGGCCATATTGAACAACTATATTCTCTTACACGCTTCAAGGCTCTCTAACTAATTAATTTTAGCTAACAATAGAGCTTAAATACAATTGCGTAATTTTTTCATCACTATAATTCAACCATTGTGACAATACTTGTTTGCTATGTTGCCCTAAATCAGGTGATGCGCTGTGATATTGCAAAGGCGTTGCCGAAAGATTGATAGGCGAAGAAACAGTATCGATAAGATCACCCTGTTTATTGCTCACTTGCCTTACCATTTTGCGATGCTTAACTTGTGGGTGATTAAATACTTGATCTAGAGTATTAACAGGGCCACAAGGCACATCAACATGCTCAAGTTGTTCAACCCACCATTGAGTTGTATGTAAAACAAGTTTGCCCGCTATTATAGGAATAAGCGTATTGCGATTAATTACACGTTGTTCGTTGGTCGCAAATTCTGGTTCATCAGCAATTTCAGGGCATTGAGCTACCTGACAAAACTTTCTAAATTGATTGTCATTTCCTACAGCCAAAATAATACTGCCGTTTTGAGTAGCAAAGGTTTGATAAGGCACAATATTAGGATGACCATTGCCTAACCGGTCTGGATTTTCACCTGTCGCAAGGTAATTCATACCTTGGTTAGCTAACGCTGCAACTTGCACATCAAGTAAAGCAATATCGATGTGTTGCCCCTCATTAGTATGATGCCGTGCCATTAATGCCGCTAATATGGCATTAGAACAATATAAACCTGTCATCACGTCCACTAAAGCTACACCCACTTTCATAGGCATACCTTCAGGCTCTCCCGTGATGCTCATCAAACCACCTTCCCCTTGAATCATAGCATCATAACCAGGTTTATTTGCACTAGGTCCATGTTGTCCAAACCCTGTAATAGAGCAATACACAAGCTGAGGGTTTAGCTTTTTAACACTTTCATAATCAAGTCCATATTGTTTAAGCCCTCCCACTTTATAGTTTTCAATCAATACATCAGCCTGCATAATTAAATCTTTGATCACCTGCTGACCTTGCGCTTTTGAGATATCAATGGCTATTGATTGTTTATTTCGGTTTACACAGTGAAAATAAGCGGCTTGGGGTGGTTGATTTGCCGTTGCGGCTTTAACAAATGGAGGTCCCCAGAAACGAGTATCATCCCCTTTTATTGGACGCTCAACTTTTATTACTTCAGCCCCCATATCAGCCAGCATTTGTGAAGCCCAAGGACCGGCTAATATACGGCTTAAGTCAATCACTTTAATATTATTTAATGCACTAACCATTGATAAACCGCCCTTTTCGGTTACTTTTATACATAGTAAACAGTCTTATATTCTGTTCTTCTAGTTTAGGGCGTCTTAAAAGTGTACGCCTTGATTACTATAATAAGGATAATTCTTTGTGATACTCTACCAATAATAAAAAACAAATCCTATTTAGTTGTACAGTAACGCAAAAAATCTATAAGAGGTTATTATGCACGCACTTAAAGACATTCAATTAATTAAACACTCTTCTTATATTAATGGTAGTTGGCATAGTAGTGTAAAAAGTTTGGCTGTTACTAATCCTGCAACTGGCGAATTAGTCGCTAATGTCAGTAATGCTGGCATTGCAGAAGTAGAACTGGCTATAGAATCTGCTAAGGATGCGTTTACCATGTGGTCTAAAAAGTCAGCCAATGAACGCGCTGGGTTAATGCGTAATTGGTTTAATTTAATGATGGAACATCAAGATGACTTAGGTCGCATCCTCACTTTAGAACAGGGTAAGCCACTTGCTGAAGCAAAAGGTGAAATAGCCTACGGTGCAGCGTTTATTGATTGGTTTGCTGAAGAAGGCAAACGTATTTATGGTGATACCATCCCTGCGCCTTCTAACGATAAGCGTATTGTAGTAATAAAACAGCCTGTAGGTGTTGTTGCTGCTATTACGCCATGGAACTTTCCTAACGCTATGATAGCTCGTAAAGCGGCTGCCGCGTTAGCCGCTGGCTGTACTTTTGTTGTGCGCCCTGCAACCCAGACGCCTTTATCAGCACTCGCAATGGCAGAATTAGCTGAGCGTGCTGGTATTCCTGCTGGGGTATTCAATGTAGTGGTTGGAGATGATGCTCGTGGTATGGGTAAAGTGTTAACTGAACACCCTGACGTAGCTAAATTTACTTTCACTGGCTCAACATCAGTGGGCAAATCTCTTATTAGTCAATGCGCCTCTACGGTGAAAAAAGTTTCAATGGAATTAGGTGGAAACGCTCCTTTTATCGTATTTTCTGATGCAGATATCGATGCGGCAGTACAAGGTGCATTAGCATCAAAGTATCGTAATGCAGGCCAAACTTGTGTGTGTACTAACCGAATTTTAGTTCACAAAGATGTAATGGCGCAGTTCAGCGAAAAATTTGTTGCTGCTGTTAGTGAGTTATCTACAGGTAACGGCTTAACTGAAGGAGTAACCGTTGGCCCGATGATAAACAAGCAAGCGGTTAGCGATGTACAGAAGCTTGTTGATGATTCCGTTGAAATGGGAGCAAAGCTTGTGTTAGGTGGAAAAATCGTTCAGGAAGGCTCGTGCTTTTATCAACCCACTATTTTAGCCAATGTCAGTAACGACATGCCGATTGCCGCCAATGAAATTTTTGGGCCAGTGTCGCCGCTAATTTCGTTTGCAAACGAAGAAGAAGCATTGGCGATAGCTAATGACACCGAATATGGCTTAGCAGCCTATTTTTATGCTCGCGATATTGGCCTTATTTGGCGCATTGCTGAAGGCTTAGAGTTTGGCATGATAGGTATAAATGAAGGTATTATTTCAAATGCTGCCGCCCCGTTCGGTGGGGTAAAACAATCAGGTAATGGTCGAGAAGGTTCTAAATATGGCCTAGACGATTACTTGGAAATAAAATACTTATGTATGGGGG is a genomic window containing:
- a CDS encoding CaiB/BaiF CoA transferase family protein — its product is MVSALNNIKVIDLSRILAGPWASQMLADMGAEVIKVERPIKGDDTRFWGPPFVKAATANQPPQAAYFHCVNRNKQSIAIDISKAQGQQVIKDLIMQADVLIENYKVGGLKQYGLDYESVKKLNPQLVYCSITGFGQHGPSANKPGYDAMIQGEGGLMSITGEPEGMPMKVGVALVDVMTGLYCSNAILAALMARHHTNEGQHIDIALLDVQVAALANQGMNYLATGENPDRLGNGHPNIVPYQTFATQNGSIILAVGNDNQFRKFCQVAQCPEIADEPEFATNEQRVINRNTLIPIIAGKLVLHTTQWWVEQLEHVDVPCGPVNTLDQVFNHPQVKHRKMVRQVSNKQGDLIDTVSSPINLSATPLQYHSASPDLGQHSKQVLSQWLNYSDEKITQLYLSSIVS
- a CDS encoding NAD-dependent succinate-semialdehyde dehydrogenase, whose amino-acid sequence is MHALKDIQLIKHSSYINGSWHSSVKSLAVTNPATGELVANVSNAGIAEVELAIESAKDAFTMWSKKSANERAGLMRNWFNLMMEHQDDLGRILTLEQGKPLAEAKGEIAYGAAFIDWFAEEGKRIYGDTIPAPSNDKRIVVIKQPVGVVAAITPWNFPNAMIARKAAAALAAGCTFVVRPATQTPLSALAMAELAERAGIPAGVFNVVVGDDARGMGKVLTEHPDVAKFTFTGSTSVGKSLISQCASTVKKVSMELGGNAPFIVFSDADIDAAVQGALASKYRNAGQTCVCTNRILVHKDVMAQFSEKFVAAVSELSTGNGLTEGVTVGPMINKQAVSDVQKLVDDSVEMGAKLVLGGKIVQEGSCFYQPTILANVSNDMPIAANEIFGPVSPLISFANEEEALAIANDTEYGLAAYFYARDIGLIWRIAEGLEFGMIGINEGIISNAAAPFGGVKQSGNGREGSKYGLDDYLEIKYLCMGGIR